One window of the Thamnophis elegans isolate rThaEle1 chromosome 6, rThaEle1.pri, whole genome shotgun sequence genome contains the following:
- the LOC116510201 gene encoding olfactory receptor 52K2-like — protein MAVVRLACSNTRFTNIYGIFGALLVVGFDLSFIVLSYAKILQAVLSLATKEEQHKAFGTCLSHVCAILIFYVPVILSSFLHRFSSHVPTYIHILLANFYLLFPPMMNPIIYGVQTKQIRERVLHLFYPQQLLGKAAL, from the coding sequence ATGGCCGTGGTGAGGCTGGCCTGTTCCAACACCCGCTTCACTAACATTTACGGGATCTTCGGGGCCCTCCTGGTCGTTGGCTTTGATTTGAGCTTCATTGTGCTGTCCTACGCCAAGATCCTGCAGGCGGTCCTGAGTCTGGCTACCAAGGAGGAGCAGCACAAAGCCTTTGGCACCTGCCTGTCCCATGTCTGCGCCATCCTGATCTTCTACGTCCCGGTgatcctctcctccttcctacaCAGGTTCAGCTCCCATGTTCCCACCTACATCCACATTCTCCTGGCTAACTTCTACCTGCTCTTCCCGCCAATGATGAACCCCATTATTTATGGGGTGCAGACAAAGCAGATCCGAGAGAGGGTTCTCCACCTCTTCTATCCCCAGCAGCTGTTAGGAAAGGCAGCCTTGTAG